From Salipiger profundus, a single genomic window includes:
- a CDS encoding branched-chain amino acid ABC transporter permease, whose protein sequence is MDYTLVIALEMVRAVAWLVLLASGLAIIFGMMKIINFAHGEFLMLGGYTVVISTGNGVNEWFAMLVLAPIVVGIFGVIVERLVIQRLYGRILDSLLATWGLSMLMIGGVTMIFGNSVTGVATPLGGMSIGDYQVPRYNFVLIFAAIFLLLAIWAVLKFTKAGLIARATMQNPDMSEALGIPTRWVYMATFGIGSAVTGFAGALLAPMTGVVPTMGVNFIAQSFITVITGGASVITGTLSAAGLLGSISQGMTFLTGPVYGDAALLLAALVLLRLLPQGITGRIFKKSL, encoded by the coding sequence ATGGACTATACACTCGTAATCGCGCTGGAGATGGTGCGGGCCGTGGCCTGGCTGGTGCTGCTGGCCTCGGGCCTCGCCATCATCTTCGGCATGATGAAGATCATCAACTTCGCCCATGGGGAATTCCTCATGCTGGGCGGCTACACGGTGGTGATCTCGACAGGCAACGGCGTCAACGAGTGGTTCGCCATGCTCGTCCTCGCCCCCATCGTGGTGGGGATATTCGGGGTGATCGTGGAGCGGCTGGTGATCCAGCGGCTCTACGGACGGATCCTCGACAGCCTCCTGGCGACATGGGGGCTGTCGATGCTGATGATCGGCGGCGTGACGATGATCTTCGGCAACTCGGTCACCGGGGTCGCCACGCCGCTCGGCGGCATGAGCATCGGCGACTACCAGGTGCCGCGCTACAACTTCGTGCTGATCTTCGCAGCGATCTTCCTGCTGCTGGCGATCTGGGCGGTGCTGAAATTCACCAAGGCCGGGCTCATCGCCCGCGCCACGATGCAGAACCCCGACATGTCCGAGGCGCTCGGCATCCCGACGCGCTGGGTCTACATGGCGACCTTCGGCATCGGCTCGGCGGTCACCGGCTTCGCCGGCGCGCTGCTGGCCCCGATGACCGGTGTGGTGCCGACCATGGGCGTGAACTTCATCGCGCAGAGCTTCATCACGGTCATCACCGGCGGGGCCTCGGTCATCACCGGCACGCTCAGCGCCGCCGGGCTGCTCGGCTCGATCAGCCAGGGCATGACCTTCCTCACCGGTCCGGTCTACGGCGACGCCGCGCTGCTGCTGGCAGCCCTCGTGCTGCTGCGCCTGCTGCCGCAGGGCATCACCGGCCGCATCTTCAAGAAATCTCTCTGA
- a CDS encoding urea ABC transporter substrate-binding protein: protein MTKLSRRKFLHTTSMAGLATLASPLVARAQSDTIKIGGLHDLSGALDSTGVPMNQVFQLAIKEINEAGGLLGKQVEPVIYDPQSNMSLYSQYATQLALRDQVDVVMGGITSASRETIRPIFHRYDTFYFYNTQYEGGVCDRNEITLGTTPAQTVARLIPYGMNLYGKKVYTIAADYNYGHITAAWVKRYVEENGGEVIETEFFPLDVSQFGSTISKIQGAAPDFVLSALVGTSHLGFYRQWAAAGMKSEIPVLSTVFGAGGTEQVIMTPEEGNGIISSFGYFEAIDNPTNKAFLEKVEAEYPDKDWVMSEISEVTYEGVKMWADAVAEAGTTERDALLEVLTSGKTYDMPAGKVKIDPKTQHAIRDVYIAELQDQVFEIKESYPDSPPTDTQMVCDLIENPDSNEHFEISL, encoded by the coding sequence ATGACCAAGCTCAGCAGACGGAAGTTTCTTCACACGACCAGCATGGCGGGCCTCGCCACGCTGGCCTCCCCGCTCGTGGCGCGCGCGCAATCCGACACCATCAAGATCGGCGGCCTGCACGACCTCTCCGGCGCGCTCGATTCCACCGGCGTTCCGATGAACCAGGTGTTCCAGCTTGCGATCAAGGAGATCAACGAGGCCGGCGGCCTTCTCGGCAAGCAGGTCGAGCCGGTGATCTACGACCCGCAGTCGAACATGTCGCTCTATTCCCAGTACGCGACCCAGCTGGCGCTGCGCGACCAGGTCGACGTGGTCATGGGCGGCATCACCTCCGCCTCGCGCGAGACGATCCGCCCGATCTTCCACCGCTACGACACCTTCTACTTCTACAACACCCAGTACGAAGGCGGCGTCTGCGACCGCAACGAGATCACGCTCGGCACGACGCCCGCGCAGACCGTGGCCCGCCTGATCCCCTACGGCATGAACCTCTACGGCAAGAAGGTCTACACGATCGCGGCCGACTACAACTACGGCCACATCACCGCGGCCTGGGTGAAGCGCTACGTCGAGGAAAACGGCGGCGAAGTCATCGAGACCGAGTTCTTCCCGCTCGACGTGTCGCAGTTCGGCTCGACGATCTCGAAGATCCAGGGCGCGGCTCCGGACTTCGTCCTGTCGGCGCTCGTGGGCACCTCGCACCTCGGCTTCTACCGCCAGTGGGCGGCGGCCGGCATGAAGTCGGAGATCCCGGTCCTGTCGACCGTCTTCGGCGCCGGCGGCACCGAGCAGGTCATCATGACCCCCGAGGAAGGCAACGGCATCATCTCGTCCTTCGGCTACTTCGAGGCCATCGACAACCCGACCAACAAGGCGTTCCTCGAGAAGGTCGAGGCGGAATACCCGGACAAGGACTGGGTGATGTCCGAGATCTCGGAGGTCACCTACGAGGGCGTGAAGATGTGGGCCGACGCGGTCGCCGAAGCAGGCACCACCGAGCGCGACGCGCTGCTCGAAGTGCTGACCTCGGGCAAAACCTACGACATGCCCGCCGGCAAGGTGAAGATCGATCCCAAGACCCAGCACGCCATCCGCGACGTCTACATCGCCGAGCTGCAGGACCAGGTCTTCGAGATCAAGGAAAGCTATCCCGACAGCCCGCCGACCGACACGCAGATGGTCTGCGACCTGATCGAGAACCCGGATTCGAACGAGCACTTCGAGATCAGCCTCTGA